The sequence below is a genomic window from Lytechinus pictus isolate F3 Inbred chromosome 6, Lp3.0, whole genome shotgun sequence.
ataggaaatatttgtgaatttatgaatgaaaattcagttttgggaaatttgttttggatctgtggaaacaCGTAAACAACTGATATTTAATACAAACTTTCATACGCAATTTGTGATCGTCCTGAATATTGCTTGTGGGTGcttcacaaagctgttcgtaagttaagagcgactttataAGAACGACTGATGATCCTATCTTagggcgaccgcacaccttacgagtgatctgcgacccgatttcagaataaaatgttgtagaatctgtgactatgctatcatccttcttagaataaaagcgaatttaatatctagtcgcaatgacgtcatagcagtcgtaagattggctacgatttgaaactaatttggcctttactccaaaataaaggtttccaatctttcaaaatggttatgttagtattctttcaattaatcttaacctcaaataaaatgttgtgttccattcacattttcagaaaaatgagCAAAGTGCGATTTGTTCTAAAATCGGATCGCAAACAGtcgtaaagcccctttcacaattgttgCCAAACAGACTACAACGGCTTGCGACTCGAAATTTTTCCCGTTGTACGACTCGTTGTAGCCGTTGTACCACTTATTGTACGATCCAGATGCGACAAAATGGTCGCATCTCGGTCGGGAAAAAAAACCGTGCTGCTCCGATATTTTGAGCGACTGACGCGATGAAAAATAATTGCACGACAGGCAGTACGAGTGTTGTGCGACTTTGCACGCACTCGTAAGACCCCGAACGAGTGTTGCACGAGTATTTTCATGTCGTACGATGATGCATCCTGTTGTACGAGTCCGTTGTACCACCCTAAGACTATTGGAAGACCTGTCTTGCCCCCTTTGCAACGTTGtacgattttttttcacccCCAATATAAGCTCGAGAACTCCTGAGCTTTCATCCCAAATGTCTGGACCATCCATACTGTAAACATGGCTGCTGCTCGGCCAATAGCTCCTGGGAGGCTCTTGCATTTGCTAAGTCTGAGAAGGCAAATCCAAAACGTTCAAGACAGACATGTCATATTGATGGCCTTACTCATCCGTAGACGTCAAAGACATGCAAGGCAAAGAAGAAggtggtgggtcaaaccctgGATTGAGAGACGTGTGCTGTTTGGACAGTATGATAATCTGATGACGGAGTTGCAGAGAGAATATCAGGGTGACTTCCTGAACTACATGAGGATGCCACCAGAAACGTTCCTTGAACTGTTGCAGCGCATCACTCCGAGGATAGAGAAGTCCTATCGCTACCGGCAGCCACTGGATCCTGGGCTCAAACTGGCCATCACCTTGAGATATCTTGCGACCGGCAACAGCTACAAAACCATGCAGTATGCCTTCCGTGTTGCCCATAATACCATCTCTCTGTTTATACCAGAGGTGTGCCAGGCCATCATCAGTGAATACCAAGATGAAGTATTTTCCTGTCCAACTACCCCAGATGAATGGAGAGAAGTGGCACGGACTTACGCTGACAGATGGAACTTTCATCATGTCTGCGGAGCCTTGGACGGAAAACACGTGGCCATCATAAATCCACCAGGCTCTGGTACGATCTACTACAACTACAAGGGTTTCTACAGCCTCATCCTCTTGGCCCTAGTTGATGGCAATTACAAGTTCCTCTGGGCTGACGTTGGTAATCCCGGTTCATCATCGGATGCCCAGGTCTTCAACCACAGCCCGCTGAGACGTGGACTGGAGAATGGTACTCTTGGCCTGCCAGATCCAGAGCCCCTGCCAGATGATGACCGAGACACCCCTTACTTCTTAATTGGGGACGACGCCCTCACTCTCAGGACATGGATGCAGAAGCCGTACTCCAACCGTGAGCAGACCGACGAGGAGAGAATCTTCAACTACCGTCTCTCGAGGGCTCTCCGTGTGGTGGAGAACAGCTTTGGCATCCTTGCCCATCGCTGGAGATGCTTGTTGAGTACCCTACAGCTTGATCCAGAAAAGGCCAGGACAGTCATTATGGCCTGCATGTGCCTCCACAACCTAATGAGAGATCGTTTTCCTGGGCTTCAGAACATTGACGTTGACCATGAAGATGAGTTGGGCAACCACATCCCTGGGGCATGGAGAAACGCAGCAGTTCTGCAGGATGTTGAACGAGTTGGCGGAGGCTACCAGGCAAACAAAGAGGGCAAGAAGCTGAGAACTTACCTGAAGCACTACTACAACAGTCCAGTTGGAAGCCTGCCCTGGCAACAACACATGATATAGACTGCCACTTGGCGCACTACTTGGGATACAGCACAGACTCTGCCATAAAAATGGCATGTAAACTTCGATCATGATTTTGTGGAATGAATcatttcaaagtagaaatgaatGACCATGTCAACAGTTATTTTAAACATACATTACTTTTACATCGAAAGGtagtttgaaatttaaaaagttaaCTCTCCTTAATAACAtgtgtttgaaataaaataatgaaggagaacatgtttgaaaaaatgtgatttatgagaataaaaaagatgtacagatataacatattttcttttgtcattaatcatgttgttttaaacatgatatatatttttcaaagacaTTTTATTAACGATAATTAATTGTATTGACTATGTTAATGtttaaaataaagtttgaaataaatgttccaAAATGGGTCAGTTGTAAATTAAATTGAGAGAGTTCATCAAGTAACAATAACAATCCAAACAAAAGTTCactgttcattttctttatttgacaAGTCTGACAAGTTCAAATGGATGATGATTGATGTGACGGCGCTGTTGCTGCCTCCTTGATT
It includes:
- the LOC129263966 gene encoding putative nuclease HARBI1: MAAARPIAPGRLLHLLSLRRQIQNVQDRHVILMALLIRRRQRHARQRRRWWVKPWIERRVLFGQYDNLMTELQREYQGDFLNYMRMPPETFLELLQRITPRIEKSYRYRQPLDPGLKLAITLRYLATGNSYKTMQYAFRVAHNTISLFIPEVCQAIISEYQDEVFSCPTTPDEWREVARTYADRWNFHHVCGALDGKHVAIINPPGSGTIYYNYKGFYSLILLALVDGNYKFLWADVGNPGSSSDAQVFNHSPLRRGLENGTLGLPDPEPLPDDDRDTPYFLIGDDALTLRTWMQKPYSNREQTDEERIFNYRLSRALRVVENSFGILAHRWRCLLSTLQLDPEKARTVIMACMCLHNLMRDRFPGLQNIDVDHEDELGNHIPGAWRNAAVLQDVERVGGGYQANKEGKKLRTYLKHYYNSPVGSLPWQQHMI